The DNA window CCATAAACAAGTCGTAAAACAAATACATTCCCAcccaaaactaaaaaaaatacaatccATCCAACACTCGGGGATTTGGTTCTTTTCCATCAATACTTTGGGAATTTCAATCTTATACATCTCATTCCATTTAAATCATGAACTAAACCAAGCAGCCGGTAAGGGTTTAGTTCATAATTTCTAAAGCTCCAGAAGGAATTATATTATCGATGAAGACAACACTATGGTGGCAAGAAAATAACAAGAATCATCCCAAATGTATGATACTTGTTCCAGCACCTGTAACTGTAATGTTCTCTGGGTTCCGACAGATTTTAAACGCCTAGTAAAACTCTCACCTTCTGCTACTAACTTATGGCAACAAAAACAGACACAATGGTATGGAAATATGGAACCCTCCCATTGGTCACTAGAGCCTAAATCGATGCTTAAAGGTGGATTGAATGTCTagatttcataaaaataatttttaaagaacaTAAACTAGATTTGACCGAGATAATAATGTTCAACCGCACAACCAACGTAAGAACCAAGGACGTTGACATAAAAGATCTTTCTAGAGAAGCTTGCCAAAGATAAAAGAAACCTCTACTCTCAGCTCTCAAGGACCTGGAAACAGAAAGCCCATAGGAAAGTTAGATCTTTCTGAAGTCCACTTGTTGTAGGTGGAATTTATACAAAAGATATTCATTCCAAGAACCCATCCTTATACACAGCTACTTTCCTTTGTTATGTGGCTAAGTAATACAAACTGGGATATTGAAAGCCATCTTTTTTTCCTGCACTTAAAACCACCCAGTCGTTGGCATAAGCTTTAAACGATTTGCATGTACTTGGTACCAAAAGGGAAATAACACCTTACTTGAACAGGATCTATTCTATAGGTTGTACATTTGTGTCCTCAAAATCTAAACGTCAGAACATGCTTGACTGTATATGGAGCAGCTCTTATGTGGATATCCCTTCAAATGAAGAGCCAGAACCTTGTGGGAGCCAGCTATTGTTGCTATAACTTGGGAATTTGGGTGGGGAGAAATCATAGGATTTTTCTGATACTTAGGTGTTAGGAAGATGTGCGAGGCATTATCAGATTTCTTCGCACTGGTTGATGTCTTACCTCCCCATCTCTCCTAACATAATTTCTGTTTAATCGTTTCCCACTTAAAAGATTGTCACTTTTAGTACCACATAAAACCTATGGAACATTGCATCAAGCGGAGAAGggacaaatataaattttaaaaactgtcATAAGATATAAATATCTGAGAGCCCCAACCTTTATGATTCTGTCTGGAATGCTTTCAGAAGACAATTGAGATGCACGAACATCCTTGACCTTTAAGTAATTATACATGAGGACGCCACACAATGCTGCATTGAGAGAAAGATTGGTAAATTGAAGATCACGTTAAATTAGTAAGACATAATATGAAAAACTCCTCCATTTGACAAGGATTACCAATTGCATAGCCAGTGATATTCAATGCAGTTATTGTAGATTCAGGAAATATAACAGTTGAGAGGGCTATTAGTATCCAGTCCTTGAGAACACCAGCAACTCGAATAGTAACTGCTCCAGTTCTTCCAATTACTAAGAAAATAGAGAAGTTCAATGCCAAGGCACACAGTGCATTGGAAAAAAAGATCCAGAAGTTGAACTGAATTTGAGTAACTTGCATTTCTGGCTTCTCCAACAAGTACCAAGgaacaaagaggaaaacaaaactgCATGTATCAAACACAAAGAGTGAGCAGCCAAATCAATTGACCAGCGTCAAATTAGAATCTAGCTTTTGCACATTTATATTGTTTTCCAATGAAAGATTATTACTACTTGTGATCACACCACAATCTTAAGAATCCATTGACAATGACACACCTACATCCATTCAAGAAGCATCAAACTACACTATACCTGCATGGAGCAATGTAATATAAGCTGGTGATAGGATTCAGAGTCAAGCCCTTCTTTTGTAGAAGGACCTGCGTCAAGACTAGCCTGAGAGCTTCTGCAAAGATACCCGTGACCTGGTAAACCGTACCTACTACATTAAAATGGATCTCTCCATATGAGGAAATGACAACCCCAACACTGATCAGCAACATGTTGCAGAAAACGTCACACCTTAACTTGTCGGTGCCACACACACCAGCCATTAAAAATGTGGCTACTGGCACtgaaatatcaaatttaaatctaattattttacatttataagGAGACTCATCCTggaattaagaaaaaagataaagtTAAGCCTCCATACTTAAAGCCTTAAGCATCTGAATGAAGGCCACAGATATGTGTAAGTAGGCAGTGTTGCCAAACCTGAAATATCAATAGTTAGTAATACTGGAACCATTGTGAACATGATACATAATGCACACCTCAAACAGTATGAAATCATTACATTTTTTACTACCTTTACATATTAAAGCCAGTAAGTAACATATGCATAAAACCTTATAATTATGCTAGCTTATGTaatgaaagaaacaagaaaatgctTAATCGTGATACAAGTGAACAAGTTTTCTTGAActagaaataataaataaaaaattccaaCATTATTAGCTATCACAATTAGAACATTATAATTCATGAAACCATTGTATCagataaaaattcatttacaaAACCTAAAAACAATACCCATCTCTCTTAAATGAGAACTCTTTCAAGAACTATTACAAGAGAACTAGCTTTACAACTTTACTTACCAAAGACTTGATGCAAAAAATGCGCTAATTGGGATGACACACGTTGCATATCTGTccaacaagaaaaatattacacattaaaaacagataatattGCACACAAAATATTCTGCAAAAATCAATTATACTGCAGTTTTTCATTTCTCAGAGCACTTACACTTCAAAAGTCATTTTGACTGGAGATACAACCTGCGGATTGggaatcaatattaattactCTAGCCAccaaaatttggaaaagaatAGATTAAATGAGCGAGGGAAATAGGATGAAGTGGGCTATCCAAAACACACAATATCTTTATATTGAAGCATTGCTGCCTGCTGGTAACAACTACTTGTCGGCACAGACTGAAAATTGTGTAGAACTTTCTAATACTTTATTCTGCAAATACTAAAAAGAGGCTACCTCTAAGGAAGACAAAAGTGCCAGTAACTAAAAC is part of the Cucurbita pepo subsp. pepo cultivar mu-cu-16 chromosome LG03, ASM280686v2, whole genome shotgun sequence genome and encodes:
- the LOC111791449 gene encoding probable sugar phosphate/phosphate translocator At3g17430, yielding MINRPLVLTYLYLFIYILLSSGVILYNKWVLSPKYFNFPLPITLTMIHMGFSGAVAFFLVRVFKVVSPVKMTFEVYATCVIPISAFFASSLWFGNTAYLHISVAFIQMLKALMPVATFLMAGVCGTDKLRCDVFCNMLLISVGVVISSYGEIHFNVVGTVYQVTGIFAEALRLVLTQVLLQKKGLTLNPITSLYYIAPCSFVFLFVPWYLLEKPEMQVTQIQFNFWIFFSNALCALALNFSIFLVIGRTGAVTIRVAGVLKDWILIALSTVIFPESTITALNITGYAIALCGVLMYNYLKVKDVRASQLSSESIPDRIIKDWKLEKKSSDIFTPDSNNGNGGNGSSDMNIDEEAPLLASSRLSHIGRTQVGNHNQ